A single genomic interval of Scylla paramamosain isolate STU-SP2022 chromosome 4, ASM3559412v1, whole genome shotgun sequence harbors:
- the LOC135099936 gene encoding coiled-coil domain-containing protein 186-like isoform X2 has protein sequence MDINQSSCSSEQLTSQQLQLEESLGSSSIISRKIIANSDCPINETRHSIEISDSSAQKTSFRGSSDVIDENNSSMHNKDEVVLNSEDNYGDECSLSYGNESLNPLGTTILQDDSVIEFSLHTEKGQDTNHDMELVLAHTVDSDLENIPSQPVKMPEPPEHKGENEDETQQVPVKLEEEETQETLMKIKAKEQSNSNQFQNEISTLLSATSALCSPSSDVEVGRVDFSSTPKENLMRMVSDLLNECDWLKKEKARLENEVDCLEADHSSLAYMVQIEALEKSLAQAQADACSWEHKLQQAEQNYMAENVKIRTDLTTRLERITKQYEAANKDKEAMVIKYATSEREVIIARKQKEALEKKMKDMEKERENLLSKNKMLISERARICQTLDTKVQKNNSYQREVDRLKDEINGKDIKIKWAQAKLKSEMEAHQECQGKLDRALTKITKHEEELRAIKEEAENTVQAAKEDENSRANVLDMQLKEEKARLIMERQVNEDRGSAFTKITTELEELKHKHQALEEEASSLRTRLASREMEQDEMEKLFSCLRAEATTARQEASDLSHQLSNSAHLQQQLTREKEQLEHASEEVDRLQSTNNELENELLACRQKEAELLAFTQKLSDKNVQIQSQYSALQSKTQLTEIEHEELKAEVEELKLQKGKLKAELTRENQKHNIKLENLNQQLTEKTEEAKKLATKASDLENEVQVLNRKHNNALKDITREMQKLRRRLDLQENGSSGGNESASGGVSSGRSSQSVTPHDNLSQGSRASSNTSLNTLEYHNDTSSQTQDHLPPLNDPMVTQQLLVDRIIKLQKSAAKRAEKMEFLEEHNAQLVGELKKKSRIIHHYIMREEAGALANSASDTSKAELMRHGGIMASVYGSAPRDGTMTLELSLEINRKLQAVLEDTLLKNITLKENLNTLGDEIAKISQQKQIGTKK, from the exons ATGGATATAAACCAATCTTCCTGCTCCTCGGAGCAGCTTACTTCTCAGCAGCTTCAACTAGAAGAGTCTCTAGGTTCCTCTTCAATCATTTCAAGAAAAATAATTGCAAATTCAGATTGTCCAATCAATGAAACTAGACATTCCATAGAAATAAGTGACAGTAGTGCCCAAAAAACTTCATTTAGAGGCAGCTCAGATGTGATTGATGAAAACAATTCTTCCATGCATAACAAAGATGAAGTGGTACTGAACAGTGAAGATAATTATGGGGATGAATGTTCCTTAAGTTATGGAAATGAATCCCTCAATCCACTTGGAACTACTATACTTCAGGATGATAGTGTTATAGAATTTTCCTTACATACAGAAAAAGGTCAGGACACAAACCATGACATGGAATTGGTCTTGGCACACACTGTAGACAGTGATCTAGAAAACATTCCATCTCAGCCTGTAAAAATGCCTGAGCCACCAGAACACAAAGGGGAGAATGAGGATGAAACACAACAGGTTCCTGTAAagttagaagaggaagaaactcaAGAAACATTAATGAAGATCAAAGCTAAGGAACAATCAAACTCAAACCAGTTTCAAAATGAAATCAGCACACTTCTCTCAGCTACATCTGCATTATGCAGCCCTAGTTCAGATGTAGAGGTGGGCAGGGTAGACTTTTCATCCACACCAAAAGAAAATCTGATGAGGATGGTGTCTGACCTACTGAATGAGTGTGACTGGCtcaaaaaggaaaaagcaag ATTGGAGAATGAGGTTGATTGTCTTGAGGCTGACCATTCTTCACTGGCATACATGGTACAGATTGAAGCCCTGGAAAAATCTCTGGCACAA GCTCAGGCTGATGCTTGCAGCTGGGAACATAAACTTCAACAGGCCGAACAAAACTACATGGCAGAGAATGTGAAGATCCGCACTGACCTAACCACCCGGCTGGAACGGATTACTAAGCAATATGAAGCTGCCAACAAAGACAAGGAGGCAATGGTGATAAAATATGCCACATCTGAACGCGAG GTCATTATAGccaggaaacaaaaggaagcattggaaaagaagatgaaggatatggaaaaagaaagagaaaacttaCTTAGCAAAAACAAGATGCTAATATCAGAACGCGCTCGCATTTGCCAAACATTAGATACAAAG GTGCAGAAAAACAACTCATATCAGAGGGAAGTAGACAGACTGAAGGATGAAATCAATGGTAAAGACATCAAAATCAAATGGGCACAAGCCAAGCTGAAGTCTGAAATGGAAGCTCATCAG GAATGTCAAGGAAAGTTAGACCGTGCCTTAACCAAGATCACAAAACATGAAGAGGAGCTGAGGGCCATCaaggaggaggctgagaatACTGTGCAAGCAgctaaggaagatgaaaattcTCGAGCAAATGTCCTTG ACATGCaactaaaggaagaaaaggcacGACTTATCATGGAGCGTCAGGTAAATGAAGATCGAGGCTCAGCTTTCACCAAAATTACAACAGAACTGGAGGAACTTAAACATAAGCATCAGGCACTAGAGGAGGAAGCTTCATCTCTCAGAACCAGG CTTGCATCACGTGAGATGGAGCAAGATGAAATGGAAAAGTTATTTTCCTGCCTCAGAGCAGAAGCAACAACTGCACGGCAGGAAGCCTCAGATCTCAGTCACCAGTTATCAAACTCAGCACATCTTCAACAGCAGCTGACAAG agaaaaagaacaactaGAACATGCCAGTGAGGAGGTTGACCGGCTACAGTCCACAAACAATGAGCTGGAAAATGAACTTCTTGCTTGCCGGCAAAAGGAAGCTGAGTTATTGGCCTTCACGCAGAAACTGTCAGATAAAAATGTTCAGATCCAAAGTCAGTATTCTGCTCTTCAATCAAAG ACACAGTTGACAGAAATTGAACATGAAGAGTTAAAAGCAGAAGTGGAAGAACTTAAGTTACAAAAAGGCAAACTGAAAGCAGAGTTGACAAGAGAAAACCAGAAACACAATATTAAG CTGGAAAACCTGAATCAGCAGCTGACAGAAAAGACTGAGGAGGCCAAAAAGCTAGCAACCAAAGCTTCAGATTTGGAGAATGAGGTCCAGGTTCTTAACAGAAAACACAATAATGCCCTCAAA GACATAACAAGAGAAATGCAGAAACTCAGAAGGCGTCTAGATCTTCAAGAGaatggcagtagtggtggcaaTGAGAGTGCCTCTGGAGGAGTGTCCAGTGGAAGGTCCTCACAATCTGTCACTCCACATGACAATCTTTCCCAAGGATCCAGAGCATCCTCCAACACCTCCCTTAACACACTGGAATACCACAATGATACCAGTTCTCAGACCCAG GACCACCTGCCACCCTTGAATGATCCAATGGTCACACAGCAGCTGCTTGTGGACCGCATCATCAAACTTCAGAAATCAGCAGCTAAACGAGCTGAGAAAATGGAATTCCTGGAGGAACACAATGCCCAGCTGGTTGGGGAGCTCAAGAAAAAATCTCGCATCATTCATCACTACATCATGAGGGAGGAGGCTGGTGCTCTAGCAAACTCAGCATCAGACACCTCAAAG GCTGAGTTAATGCGGCATGGTGGTATCATGGCATCAGTGTATGGATCAGCACCTCGGGACGGTACCATGACTCTTGAGCTCTCCCTGGAGATTAACAGGAAGTTGCAGGCGGTCTTGGAAGACACTCTGTTAAAGAATATTACTTTAAAG
- the LOC135099936 gene encoding coiled-coil domain-containing protein 186-like isoform X1 — protein MDINQSSCSSEQLTSQQLQLEESLGSSSIISRKIIANSDCPINETRHSIEISDSSAQKTSFRGSSDVIDENNSSMHNKDEVVLNSEDNYGDECSLSYGNESLNPLGTTILQDDSVIEFSLHTEKGQDTNHDMELVLAHTVDSDLENIPSQPVKMPEPPEHKGENEDETQQVPVKLEEEETQETLMKIKAKEQSNSNQFQNEISTLLSATSALCSPSSDVEVGRVDFSSTPKENLMRMVSDLLNECDWLKKEKARLENEVDCLEADHSSLAYMVQIEALEKSLAQAQADACSWEHKLQQAEQNYMAENVKIRTDLTTRLERITKQYEAANKDKEAMVIKYATSEREVIIARKQKEALEKKMKDMEKERENLLSKNKMLISERARICQTLDTKVQKNNSYQREVDRLKDEINGKDIKIKWAQAKLKSEMEAHQECQGKLDRALTKITKHEEELRAIKEEAENTVQAAKEDENSRANVLDMQLKEEKARLIMERQVNEDRGSAFTKITTELEELKHKHQALEEEASSLRTRLASREMEQDEMEKLFSCLRAEATTARQEASDLSHQLSNSAHLQQQLTREKEQLEHASEEVDRLQSTNNELENELLACRQKEAELLAFTQKLSDKNVQIQSQYSALQSKTQLTEIEHEELKAEVEELKLQKGKLKAELTRENQKHNIKLENLNQQLTEKTEEAKKLATKASDLENEVQVLNRKHNNALKDITREMQKLRRRLDLQENGSSGGNESASGGVSSGRSSQSVTPHDNLSQGSRASSNTSLNTLEYHNDTSSQTQDHLPPLNDPMVTQQLLVDRIIKLQKSAAKRAEKMEFLEEHNAQLVGELKKKSRIIHHYIMREEAGALANSASDTSKSSNAATRIPPGSKKQAELMRHGGIMASVYGSAPRDGTMTLELSLEINRKLQAVLEDTLLKNITLKENLNTLGDEIAKISQQKQIGTKK, from the exons ATGGATATAAACCAATCTTCCTGCTCCTCGGAGCAGCTTACTTCTCAGCAGCTTCAACTAGAAGAGTCTCTAGGTTCCTCTTCAATCATTTCAAGAAAAATAATTGCAAATTCAGATTGTCCAATCAATGAAACTAGACATTCCATAGAAATAAGTGACAGTAGTGCCCAAAAAACTTCATTTAGAGGCAGCTCAGATGTGATTGATGAAAACAATTCTTCCATGCATAACAAAGATGAAGTGGTACTGAACAGTGAAGATAATTATGGGGATGAATGTTCCTTAAGTTATGGAAATGAATCCCTCAATCCACTTGGAACTACTATACTTCAGGATGATAGTGTTATAGAATTTTCCTTACATACAGAAAAAGGTCAGGACACAAACCATGACATGGAATTGGTCTTGGCACACACTGTAGACAGTGATCTAGAAAACATTCCATCTCAGCCTGTAAAAATGCCTGAGCCACCAGAACACAAAGGGGAGAATGAGGATGAAACACAACAGGTTCCTGTAAagttagaagaggaagaaactcaAGAAACATTAATGAAGATCAAAGCTAAGGAACAATCAAACTCAAACCAGTTTCAAAATGAAATCAGCACACTTCTCTCAGCTACATCTGCATTATGCAGCCCTAGTTCAGATGTAGAGGTGGGCAGGGTAGACTTTTCATCCACACCAAAAGAAAATCTGATGAGGATGGTGTCTGACCTACTGAATGAGTGTGACTGGCtcaaaaaggaaaaagcaag ATTGGAGAATGAGGTTGATTGTCTTGAGGCTGACCATTCTTCACTGGCATACATGGTACAGATTGAAGCCCTGGAAAAATCTCTGGCACAA GCTCAGGCTGATGCTTGCAGCTGGGAACATAAACTTCAACAGGCCGAACAAAACTACATGGCAGAGAATGTGAAGATCCGCACTGACCTAACCACCCGGCTGGAACGGATTACTAAGCAATATGAAGCTGCCAACAAAGACAAGGAGGCAATGGTGATAAAATATGCCACATCTGAACGCGAG GTCATTATAGccaggaaacaaaaggaagcattggaaaagaagatgaaggatatggaaaaagaaagagaaaacttaCTTAGCAAAAACAAGATGCTAATATCAGAACGCGCTCGCATTTGCCAAACATTAGATACAAAG GTGCAGAAAAACAACTCATATCAGAGGGAAGTAGACAGACTGAAGGATGAAATCAATGGTAAAGACATCAAAATCAAATGGGCACAAGCCAAGCTGAAGTCTGAAATGGAAGCTCATCAG GAATGTCAAGGAAAGTTAGACCGTGCCTTAACCAAGATCACAAAACATGAAGAGGAGCTGAGGGCCATCaaggaggaggctgagaatACTGTGCAAGCAgctaaggaagatgaaaattcTCGAGCAAATGTCCTTG ACATGCaactaaaggaagaaaaggcacGACTTATCATGGAGCGTCAGGTAAATGAAGATCGAGGCTCAGCTTTCACCAAAATTACAACAGAACTGGAGGAACTTAAACATAAGCATCAGGCACTAGAGGAGGAAGCTTCATCTCTCAGAACCAGG CTTGCATCACGTGAGATGGAGCAAGATGAAATGGAAAAGTTATTTTCCTGCCTCAGAGCAGAAGCAACAACTGCACGGCAGGAAGCCTCAGATCTCAGTCACCAGTTATCAAACTCAGCACATCTTCAACAGCAGCTGACAAG agaaaaagaacaactaGAACATGCCAGTGAGGAGGTTGACCGGCTACAGTCCACAAACAATGAGCTGGAAAATGAACTTCTTGCTTGCCGGCAAAAGGAAGCTGAGTTATTGGCCTTCACGCAGAAACTGTCAGATAAAAATGTTCAGATCCAAAGTCAGTATTCTGCTCTTCAATCAAAG ACACAGTTGACAGAAATTGAACATGAAGAGTTAAAAGCAGAAGTGGAAGAACTTAAGTTACAAAAAGGCAAACTGAAAGCAGAGTTGACAAGAGAAAACCAGAAACACAATATTAAG CTGGAAAACCTGAATCAGCAGCTGACAGAAAAGACTGAGGAGGCCAAAAAGCTAGCAACCAAAGCTTCAGATTTGGAGAATGAGGTCCAGGTTCTTAACAGAAAACACAATAATGCCCTCAAA GACATAACAAGAGAAATGCAGAAACTCAGAAGGCGTCTAGATCTTCAAGAGaatggcagtagtggtggcaaTGAGAGTGCCTCTGGAGGAGTGTCCAGTGGAAGGTCCTCACAATCTGTCACTCCACATGACAATCTTTCCCAAGGATCCAGAGCATCCTCCAACACCTCCCTTAACACACTGGAATACCACAATGATACCAGTTCTCAGACCCAG GACCACCTGCCACCCTTGAATGATCCAATGGTCACACAGCAGCTGCTTGTGGACCGCATCATCAAACTTCAGAAATCAGCAGCTAAACGAGCTGAGAAAATGGAATTCCTGGAGGAACACAATGCCCAGCTGGTTGGGGAGCTCAAGAAAAAATCTCGCATCATTCATCACTACATCATGAGGGAGGAGGCTGGTGCTCTAGCAAACTCAGCATCAGACACCTCAAAG TCTTCCAATGCTGCTACTAGGATACCACCAGGTTCAAAGAAACAG GCTGAGTTAATGCGGCATGGTGGTATCATGGCATCAGTGTATGGATCAGCACCTCGGGACGGTACCATGACTCTTGAGCTCTCCCTGGAGATTAACAGGAAGTTGCAGGCGGTCTTGGAAGACACTCTGTTAAAGAATATTACTTTAAAG